Proteins from a single region of Strix aluco isolate bStrAlu1 chromosome 5, bStrAlu1.hap1, whole genome shotgun sequence:
- the CPM gene encoding carboxypeptidase M isoform X2: MPPTPPSPTCTASGARWKTVGREILLHLIDFLVTSYRRDPVITRLLNNTRIHIMPTMNPDGFEATKVPDCYYTRGRYNKNGEDLNRNFPDAFENNNASIQPETQAVMNWIKNETFVLSANLHGGALVASYTFDNGNSVTGSLKGYSRSPDDDVFIHLAKTYSFNHASMYKGMGCDSRQTFPEGITNGYSWYQLEGGMQDYNYVWGQCFEITLELSCCKYPPADQLEKFWRDNKAALIEYIKQVHLGVKGQVTDRNGNPIPNAIVEAKGRPHVCPYRTNEHGEYFLLLLPGTYVINATVPGFKSMLKTVEIPDNTGNFSALKQDFSFSEVSIRSRAASCPKTPLYQDLERASAATKPTLHILVLMTVMLVIFK; encoded by the exons ACTGTTGGGAGAGAAATCCTGCTCCATTTGATAGACTTCCTGGTGACCAGCTATAGACGTGACCCAGTTATTACCCGGTTACTCAATAATACCCGGATTCATATCATGCCAACAATGAATCCTGATGGATTTGAAGCTACAAAAGTGCCTGATTGTTATTACACACGAGGAAG GTACAATAAGAACGGAGAAGATCTGAACAGAAATTTTCCTGATGCCTTTGAAAATAACAACGCTAGCATTCAGCCAGAGACTCAAGCAGTAATGAACTGGATAAAAAATGAAACGTTTGTTCTTTCAGCAAACTTGCATGGGGGTGCCCTGGTTGCCAGTTACACCTTTGATAATGGTAACTCAG TTACCGGCTCTTTGAAAGGCTATAGCAGGTCTCCAGATGATGATGTCTTTATTCATCTGGCAAAAACCTATTCTTTCAACCATGCCAGCATGTACAAAGGGATGGGGTGTGACAGCAGACAGACCTTTCCGGAAGGCATTACCAACGGCTATTCTTGGTACCAGCTGGAAG GTGGAATGCAAGATTACAACTACGTTTGGGGACAATGTTTTGAAATTACATTGGAGCTGTCATGCTGTAAATATCCTCCAGCAGACCAGCTGGAAAAGTTCTGGAGAGACAACAAAGCTGCTCTGATTGAATACATAAAACAAGTACATCTAG GTGTGAAGGGTCAAGTTACTGATAGGAATGGGAATCCTATTCCCAATGCCATCGTGGAAGCCAAAGGAAGGCCTCATGTCTGCCCCTACAGAACAAATGAACACGGGGAgtactttcttctccttctgcctgGGACATATGTGATCAAC GCTACTGTACCAGGATTTAAATCGATGCTGAAGACAGTGGAAATACCTGACAATACCGGTAACTTCAGTGCTTTGAAACAAgacttttctttctcagaagtCTCTATCAGATCACGAGCTGCTTCATGTCCCAAAACTCCCCTCTACCAAGACCTCGAACGGGCTTCAGCTGCCACAAAACCAACTCTACATATCTTGGTTTTAATGACCGTTATGCTTGTCATTTTCAAATAA
- the MDM2 gene encoding E3 ubiquitin-protein ligase Mdm2 isoform X2, whose translation MCNTKMSSLTDASSVAASEPEALVKPKPLLLKLLKLAGAEKDTFTMKEVIFYLGQYIMSKQLYDEKQQHIVHCANDLLGDLFGVTSFSVKEHRRLYSMISRNLIAINQQDSRRADTPEDDARFQLEEANVLRESVQELDEKQTSNVTSRPTTSSRRRTHSESENSSDDPHSDRRKRHKSDSISLTFDESLSWCVVSGLCRERSNSSDSTDSLSIPDLDASSLSENSDWFEHSSVSDQFSVEFEVESIYSEDYSHNEEGQELTDEDDEVYQLTIYQDEDSDADSFDEDPEISLADYWKCPECSEMNPPLPRHCHRCWALREDWLPDEKSDKLEKSKLESSFLLESEEGFDVPDCKKVKMTEDKEPAVEESEDKAVQISESQESEDYSQPSTSSSMFCSSQEDYKEPEKREMQDKEESLESSLPVTSIEPCVICQSRPKNGCIVHGKTGHLMSCFTCARKLKKRNKPCPVCRQPIQMIVLTYFS comes from the exons GTTAAACCAAAGCCACTGTTGTTGAAGTTGTTAAAGTTAGCTGGTGCAGAAAAGGACACTTTTACTATGAAGGAG GTAATATTCTATCTTGGACAATATATTATGTCTAAACAATTGTATGATGAAAAACAGCAACATATTGTACACTGTGCAAATGATCTCCTGGGGGATTTATTTGGAGTAACAAGCTTTTCAGTAAAAGAACACAG GAGACTATATTCAATGATTTCCAGAAATTTGATAGCAATCAATCAACAAG aCTCTAGGCGTGCTGACACACCTGAGGATGATGCCAGATTTCAGCTTGAAGAAGCAAATGTTctaagg GAATCTGTGCAAGAGTTAGACGAGAAGCAGACTTCAAACGTGACTTCCCGACCGACTACCTCTTCTAGGAGGAGAACACACAGTGAATCTG AAAATTCTTCAGATGATCCGCATAGTGACAGAAGAAAACGACACAAGTCAGACAGCATTTCGTTGACATTTGATGAAAGTCTCTCATGGTGTGTAGTCAGTGGTCTGTGCCGTGAAAGAAGCAATAGCAGTGATTCAACAGATTCTCTTTCCATCCCT GATCTTGATGCCAGTTCATTAAGCGAAAACTCTGATTGGTTTGAGCACAGTTCTGTTTCAGACCAGTTCAGTGTAGAGTTTGAAGTTGAGTCTATTTATTCAGAAGACTATAGCCATAATGAAGAAGGACAGGAGCTCacagatgaagatgatgag GTATATCAGCTGACTATTTACCAAGATGAAGACAGTGATGCTGATTCATTTGATGAAGATCCAGAGATTTCTTTAGCT GATTATTGGAAGTGTCCCGAATGTAGCGAAATGAATCCTCCGCTTCCACGACATTGCCACAGATGCTGGGCCCTTCGTGAGGACTGGCTTCCAGATGAAAAGAGTGATAAACTGGAAAAGAGCAAATTAGAAAGTTCCTTCCTTCTAGAGTCTGAAGAAGGTTTTGATGTTCCTGACTGCAAGAAAGTGAAAATGACTGAAGATAAAGAACCAGCTGTGGAGGAGAGTGAGGATAAAGCAGTACAAATTTCTGAGTCCCAGGAAAGTGAAGATTATTCCCAGCCATCAACATCAAGCAGCATGTTTTGTAGCAGTCAGGAGGACTATAAGGAACCTGAGAAGAGAGAAATGCAAGACAAAGAGGAAAGCCTGGAATCCAGTCTGCCTGTTACCAGCATAGAGCCTTGTGTCATATGTCAGAGCAGACCTAAAAATGGCTGCATAGTACATGGCAAAACAGGACACCTCATGTCATGTTTCACCTGTGCAAGGAAACTTAAGAAGAGGAACAAACCCTGTCCGGTGTGCAGGCAGCCCATACAAATGATTGTGCTAACTTATTTTAGTTAG
- the MDM2 gene encoding E3 ubiquitin-protein ligase Mdm2 isoform X1 — protein sequence MCNTKMSSLTDASSVAASEPEALVKPKPLLLKLLKLAGAEKDTFTMKEVIFYLGQYIMSKQLYDEKQQHIVHCANDLLGDLFGVTSFSVKEHRRLYSMISRNLIAINQQDSRRADTPEDDARFQLEEANVLRESVQELDEKQTSNVTSRPTTSSRRRTHSESEENSSDDPHSDRRKRHKSDSISLTFDESLSWCVVSGLCRERSNSSDSTDSLSIPDLDASSLSENSDWFEHSSVSDQFSVEFEVESIYSEDYSHNEEGQELTDEDDEVYQLTIYQDEDSDADSFDEDPEISLADYWKCPECSEMNPPLPRHCHRCWALREDWLPDEKSDKLEKSKLESSFLLESEEGFDVPDCKKVKMTEDKEPAVEESEDKAVQISESQESEDYSQPSTSSSMFCSSQEDYKEPEKREMQDKEESLESSLPVTSIEPCVICQSRPKNGCIVHGKTGHLMSCFTCARKLKKRNKPCPVCRQPIQMIVLTYFS from the exons GTTAAACCAAAGCCACTGTTGTTGAAGTTGTTAAAGTTAGCTGGTGCAGAAAAGGACACTTTTACTATGAAGGAG GTAATATTCTATCTTGGACAATATATTATGTCTAAACAATTGTATGATGAAAAACAGCAACATATTGTACACTGTGCAAATGATCTCCTGGGGGATTTATTTGGAGTAACAAGCTTTTCAGTAAAAGAACACAG GAGACTATATTCAATGATTTCCAGAAATTTGATAGCAATCAATCAACAAG aCTCTAGGCGTGCTGACACACCTGAGGATGATGCCAGATTTCAGCTTGAAGAAGCAAATGTTctaagg GAATCTGTGCAAGAGTTAGACGAGAAGCAGACTTCAAACGTGACTTCCCGACCGACTACCTCTTCTAGGAGGAGAACACACAGTGAATCTG AAGAAAATTCTTCAGATGATCCGCATAGTGACAGAAGAAAACGACACAAGTCAGACAGCATTTCGTTGACATTTGATGAAAGTCTCTCATGGTGTGTAGTCAGTGGTCTGTGCCGTGAAAGAAGCAATAGCAGTGATTCAACAGATTCTCTTTCCATCCCT GATCTTGATGCCAGTTCATTAAGCGAAAACTCTGATTGGTTTGAGCACAGTTCTGTTTCAGACCAGTTCAGTGTAGAGTTTGAAGTTGAGTCTATTTATTCAGAAGACTATAGCCATAATGAAGAAGGACAGGAGCTCacagatgaagatgatgag GTATATCAGCTGACTATTTACCAAGATGAAGACAGTGATGCTGATTCATTTGATGAAGATCCAGAGATTTCTTTAGCT GATTATTGGAAGTGTCCCGAATGTAGCGAAATGAATCCTCCGCTTCCACGACATTGCCACAGATGCTGGGCCCTTCGTGAGGACTGGCTTCCAGATGAAAAGAGTGATAAACTGGAAAAGAGCAAATTAGAAAGTTCCTTCCTTCTAGAGTCTGAAGAAGGTTTTGATGTTCCTGACTGCAAGAAAGTGAAAATGACTGAAGATAAAGAACCAGCTGTGGAGGAGAGTGAGGATAAAGCAGTACAAATTTCTGAGTCCCAGGAAAGTGAAGATTATTCCCAGCCATCAACATCAAGCAGCATGTTTTGTAGCAGTCAGGAGGACTATAAGGAACCTGAGAAGAGAGAAATGCAAGACAAAGAGGAAAGCCTGGAATCCAGTCTGCCTGTTACCAGCATAGAGCCTTGTGTCATATGTCAGAGCAGACCTAAAAATGGCTGCATAGTACATGGCAAAACAGGACACCTCATGTCATGTTTCACCTGTGCAAGGAAACTTAAGAAGAGGAACAAACCCTGTCCGGTGTGCAGGCAGCCCATACAAATGATTGTGCTAACTTATTTTAGTTAG